From Bacteroidales bacterium:
TGATTATTTTTTTTCCAGTAATCCAAGGTGTTTAATAGAGGAAAATGATCGTTTATATGCCGTTGCTAAAAGAAGAACACCTACTTCAAATTGGGTGCATGATGAAGGAACTCTTATATACCTTGATGAAAACCTTGATACACTTTGGTCAAGAAGGTACGGTGAGTGCATTGAACCCTTCGATACAGCATATCTTTTTACTTGTCTGCAAAAAATAAACCAAAACGAATTGATCATTGCTGGAGGATGGAAGCCTTATGGATTAGCTTCACATGTTTATTTATTAAAGGTAGATAGTATCGGGAATAAAATTTGGGATAAATCTTTTAATTATTATAATGATTATATTGATGGACATAGCATCGTTCAAACAACTGATTTAGGTTTTATAATAGGATGTTTTAAACAAACACCAGGTTACCCTTATACCGTAGATCCTATAATAATAAAGACAGATAGTCTTGGAAACCAGAAATGGACAAAAAATTTAGGAGGACCTTTTAAAGACTTCAATGCATTAGTTAGCCTTGCAATCGATGGAAATATTCTCGTGGGTACAAGTTATGCTGACAGTATGTTAACGCCAGATATTCCGCTTTCAAGGATAAATATAATTAAACTTGATAACGAAGGCACTATCCTTTGGAATAAAAAATTTGGCTCAAGTAAACCTAATAATTACTTAAGAAATATAAGGGTATTAAATGATGGTTGCATTATCGCCACCGGTGCATTAAGAAAATATAATCCAGAACCTGATTGGGTAGGATGGATACTAAAAATCGATTCTGATGGAGACAGTCTTTGGTATCGGGAATATTATAATCTTCCCGGTCAGGAAAGCAAGAATTATCTGTATGATGTTATTGAAACGAGCGATAATGGTCTCATCGCTTGTGGTTATGTTAATCCGTATTTACCTGATACCGGAAGCACAGATACCTGGGTCATCAAGCTCGATAGCATCGG
This genomic window contains:
- a CDS encoding T9SS type A sorting domain-containing protein, which codes for MKILPIIIKTVVLFVFIFFLSDAKTQTFNYFNYRYDISEYELQDESYAIIETVDGFVLPGNSLVINANIYWWEEKLIKLDQHGIVQYIKTYGEDSIDYFFSSNPRCLIEENDRLYAVAKRRTPTSNWVHDEGTLIYLDENLDTLWSRRYGECIEPFDTAYLFTCLQKINQNELIIAGGWKPYGLASHVYLLKVDSIGNKIWDKSFNYYNDYIDGHSIVQTTDLGFIIGCFKQTPGYPYTVDPIIIKTDSLGNQKWTKNLGGPFKDFNALVSLAIDGNILVGTSYADSMLTPDIPLSRINIIKLDNEGTILWNKKFGSSKPNNYLRNIRVLNDGCIIATGALRKYNPEPDWVGWILKIDSDGDSLWYREYYNLPGQESKNYLYDVIETSDNGLIACGYVNPYLPDTGSTDTWVIKLDSIGCDSAGCDTTVGIAEEHGSMEAWGHGGLIIWPNPARDQIHVRFYMDDGRFYKDFRLEIYDIFGRNVKEIKVPDKQDEVQINVEGYPRGMYLAVLKERQIIKANTKFIIVK